One genomic region from Ferrimicrobium acidiphilum DSM 19497 encodes:
- a CDS encoding 2Fe-2S iron-sulfur cluster-binding protein: MSVIRLYPSGNEVPCPDGMTVLAALEAEGWALPNNCRAGTCGECKVKVRSGSFDQGFVLDMALSKEDREQGYGAMCMAKPLSEYLEIEWGTEDAKPTLFPPREQIAYVVVERIERTPSIIELRLRPIGESLRFWPGQHMQLGAPPEHPLRNYSMANAPRPDGELTFYITREPFGQTSSWLTDSVAIGETLMVNGPYGSFIGDPAIATPVLLLAGGSGLAPIMSLTEAALRRGFAHPVTLVFSVRTPADVYPLGQLEYLKRRYPNFELQVSYTRHDHGKTCTAEPHHHGRIPEILETITPSLAGTAVFIAGSDHFVSDCARVVNSLGPGMVYTEPFTDQQGDFFSLSILG; encoded by the coding sequence GTGTCAGTAATAAGGCTCTATCCGTCAGGCAATGAGGTTCCCTGCCCCGATGGCATGACCGTCCTGGCCGCCCTCGAGGCGGAGGGCTGGGCACTGCCAAACAACTGTCGGGCCGGAACCTGCGGCGAGTGTAAAGTTAAAGTCCGGTCTGGCTCCTTCGACCAAGGGTTCGTCTTGGACATGGCGCTGTCAAAGGAGGATCGCGAGCAGGGTTATGGTGCAATGTGCATGGCCAAACCGCTATCGGAGTATCTCGAGATCGAATGGGGAACTGAGGATGCAAAGCCAACGCTATTCCCGCCTCGCGAACAGATCGCCTATGTCGTGGTAGAACGCATAGAGCGCACTCCCTCCATCATCGAGTTACGCCTTCGCCCAATTGGTGAGTCGCTGCGATTCTGGCCCGGTCAACATATGCAACTTGGAGCACCACCGGAGCATCCTCTGCGCAACTATTCGATGGCGAACGCTCCGCGCCCAGACGGCGAACTGACCTTCTACATCACTCGCGAACCCTTCGGCCAGACCAGCAGCTGGCTCACCGACAGCGTAGCAATCGGCGAGACTCTGATGGTAAACGGGCCCTACGGATCCTTCATCGGTGACCCTGCGATCGCCACGCCGGTTCTATTGTTAGCCGGTGGATCCGGCCTCGCCCCGATCATGTCACTCACCGAGGCTGCGCTTCGACGAGGTTTTGCACATCCGGTCACTCTTGTGTTCTCGGTGCGCACGCCAGCAGATGTCTATCCGCTAGGGCAGCTCGAATACCTCAAACGACGCTACCCAAACTTTGAGCTCCAGGTCAGCTACACGCGTCACGATCATGGCAAAACCTGCACCGCCGAACCACATCACCATGGCCGCATCCCGGAGATCCTTGAAACCATCACTCCTTCGCTGGCTGGCACCGCCGTATTCATCGCCGGCAGCGACCATTTTGTCAGCGACTGCGCACGGGTGGTCAACTCTTTGGGGCCAGGTATGGTCTATACCGAACCTTTCACAGATCAGCAAGGTGACTTTTTCTCACTCTCAATCCTCGGCTAG
- a CDS encoding alpha/beta hydrolase, which yields MRWRVMETLEARMRDGVRLVLDRFDPVGPSLTASVILLHGLSSNAQLWWPVARLLSEQGVCSYTVDQRGHGRSGGAGSPMGIAESADDLLTVVKSISPSEPLAVVGQSWGASVALHYGAVAADKPEVRPYVVGLVDGGFQAMGRAFPSREDALKELRPAEIDGRPIEELDAFFRRRYEDWDPEILLAARAGFHVDSAGLAYRRLAVSDHMVILSDLLDYEPHIDAGRLRSKLLLIPALAGSPEADEAKTEAAGRLLAEAPNQGWLRPIMGDHDLHAQYPERIAEIIFESLSA from the coding sequence GTGAGGTGGCGGGTCATGGAGACGCTTGAGGCGAGGATGCGAGATGGTGTTCGGCTTGTGTTGGATCGGTTTGATCCAGTCGGTCCTAGTCTCACGGCGTCGGTGATCTTGCTGCATGGGCTCTCGTCGAATGCACAACTGTGGTGGCCTGTCGCTCGCTTGCTCTCAGAACAGGGAGTTTGCAGCTATACCGTCGATCAAAGGGGCCACGGTCGTTCGGGCGGCGCGGGTTCTCCGATGGGTATCGCCGAGAGCGCAGATGATCTTCTAACTGTTGTGAAGTCTATCTCGCCCAGCGAACCACTAGCGGTCGTTGGCCAGTCGTGGGGTGCCTCGGTAGCGCTCCATTACGGAGCAGTCGCCGCCGATAAGCCAGAGGTCAGGCCGTACGTGGTAGGTCTAGTCGATGGTGGATTTCAAGCCATGGGGCGCGCCTTCCCATCCAGGGAGGATGCGCTCAAAGAGTTGCGTCCTGCAGAGATTGACGGGCGACCGATCGAGGAGTTGGACGCTTTTTTTCGACGGCGGTACGAGGACTGGGATCCAGAGATCCTACTCGCCGCCCGAGCCGGCTTTCACGTCGACTCTGCGGGGCTAGCCTATCGGCGCTTGGCGGTCAGCGACCATATGGTCATTTTGAGCGATCTCCTAGATTACGAGCCACATATCGATGCTGGGCGGCTTCGCTCCAAACTACTACTGATCCCGGCGCTTGCAGGGAGTCCAGAGGCGGATGAGGCCAAGACTGAGGCCGCGGGCAGACTGCTCGCCGAGGCTCCAAACCAAGGCTGGCTCCGCCCAATCATGGGCGATCACGATCTTCATGCCCAGTATCCAGAACGTATTGCAGAGATTATCTTCGAGTCGCTTTCGGCCTAG
- a CDS encoding zinc ribbon domain-containing protein, which yields MIRRDQDHREYHHFDQEKRKKKPPVVRAYRLQHKANVGKVARVAAVLPEYQKAAKIIQANQMQAFVQDGAGFWSRRDPGEFETKLSERYKRSVQNQVVAGLDSWLELSKQEIRQIIAHSELPDETKADLWWLNACNAHYAKEATVPVWIYPDDVRTGSGERRSAPPETLSLLRAIMKHVRRHRVHVPQLWRSRTMALDGTVAQVTPTQGSMYELWVRVSTLDAGHPVWIPLKKNQFFNDAPGELSNFAQVTVSRDGALKVTLVKRSNRAAPVLIGEDISLDWGLNSMFASDLGDQLGRQFYPWLRKVDVQLTKLTVELQRRGIKPKTNARYRKFNQRIREYVRNEVGRILNRLVKRYGIKSITVETLDFRNGDLSKKMNRILIRAGRAAVKERLKSMSETQGIEIHEVNPAHTSRECSGCWFVSKQNRKGPHFVCGFCHKRLNADTNGSRTISMRRSHGLQYPYASRQTVLQRLDARFEARWGLKPGEAEKLRLAKERRKTTPCHSRANLSLEHPGIGNEISSMPLLLADKHQ from the coding sequence ATGATCCGACGTGACCAAGACCATCGAGAATACCACCACTTCGATCAAGAGAAGCGAAAGAAGAAACCGCCAGTTGTTCGTGCCTATCGGCTCCAACACAAGGCAAATGTTGGCAAGGTCGCGCGGGTAGCCGCCGTACTGCCCGAGTATCAGAAGGCCGCCAAGATCATCCAGGCCAATCAGATGCAGGCATTTGTCCAAGATGGTGCTGGGTTCTGGAGTCGAAGAGACCCTGGCGAGTTCGAGACCAAACTATCCGAGCGATATAAGCGATCCGTTCAGAATCAGGTAGTGGCAGGACTTGACTCATGGCTAGAGTTGTCCAAACAGGAGATTCGCCAGATCATCGCCCACTCGGAACTGCCCGATGAGACAAAGGCTGACCTATGGTGGCTCAATGCGTGCAATGCGCATTATGCCAAGGAAGCCACGGTCCCTGTGTGGATCTATCCAGATGACGTCAGAACCGGCTCCGGTGAACGCCGATCTGCGCCACCAGAGACACTATCCCTCCTCAGGGCCATAATGAAGCACGTTCGTCGTCACCGTGTACACGTTCCTCAACTATGGCGATCAAGGACGATGGCACTTGATGGAACAGTGGCTCAGGTCACACCGACACAAGGCAGCATGTACGAACTATGGGTTCGTGTCTCAACGCTGGATGCAGGGCATCCTGTATGGATTCCACTAAAGAAAAACCAGTTCTTCAATGATGCACCTGGCGAGCTGTCGAACTTCGCACAGGTTACGGTGTCTCGTGATGGAGCGCTCAAGGTCACACTGGTCAAGCGATCCAACAGGGCCGCGCCTGTTCTGATTGGCGAGGATATCAGTCTTGACTGGGGCCTCAACTCCATGTTCGCTAGCGACCTTGGAGATCAGCTAGGAAGACAGTTCTATCCGTGGTTGCGCAAAGTAGATGTTCAACTGACCAAGCTCACCGTCGAACTACAGCGTCGGGGGATCAAACCCAAGACGAATGCCCGCTATCGTAAGTTCAACCAGAGAATTCGCGAGTATGTGCGCAACGAGGTTGGACGAATCCTCAACCGACTAGTCAAGCGATATGGGATAAAGTCGATCACCGTCGAGACTCTTGACTTTCGGAATGGCGACTTATCCAAGAAGATGAACCGCATACTCATCAGAGCCGGAAGAGCAGCCGTCAAAGAAAGGCTCAAGTCGATGTCCGAGACACAGGGCATTGAGATACACGAGGTCAATCCCGCCCATACGAGTCGTGAGTGCTCGGGGTGTTGGTTTGTCTCTAAACAAAACCGCAAGGGTCCGCACTTTGTCTGCGGATTCTGCCACAAGCGTCTGAATGCTGACACCAATGGGTCGCGCACTATATCCATGCGACGTTCGCATGGGTTGCAATATCCATACGCCAGCAGGCAGACCGTCCTCCAACGCCTTGACGCAAGGTTTGAAGCTCGCTGGGGTCTTAAACCCGGTGAAGCCGAGAAGTTGCGCCTAGCGAAGGAGCGACGCAAAACCACGCCCTGTCACAGTCGGGCTAACCTCTCTTTGGAGCATCCGGGGATTGGAAACGAAATCTCATCGATGCCGCTTTTGCTAGCGGATAAACATCAATGA
- a CDS encoding IS607 family transposase: MKLSTYAKREGIGYRAAWDRFHNGRIPGATFDPSGHIYVPEPESMLLPMAAVYTRVSSHPQKDDLDRQADRLVAYANARGYQVVAVVKEIASGVNDKRPRLTKLLANPEWGTLVVEHKDRLSRVGFGWFEVLLQAQGKKIDVANPAQDDTSDLMADFMAIVYSFAVRMYGLRSAKHRTNRVKLAMTAPVDMADDPT, translated from the coding sequence GTGAAGTTATCGACATATGCCAAGAGAGAAGGTATTGGATATAGAGCGGCGTGGGATCGTTTCCATAATGGCCGGATACCGGGAGCCACCTTCGATCCGTCTGGTCATATCTATGTTCCTGAACCGGAGTCGATGCTTTTACCAATGGCTGCGGTGTACACGAGAGTATCTTCGCACCCGCAAAAGGATGATTTGGATCGACAGGCGGACAGGCTTGTGGCTTATGCCAACGCTCGTGGCTATCAGGTTGTAGCGGTAGTCAAAGAGATCGCGTCAGGCGTGAATGACAAGCGTCCACGCCTGACCAAGCTGCTTGCCAATCCTGAATGGGGAACGTTGGTCGTTGAACACAAAGACCGCCTCAGCCGAGTCGGGTTTGGATGGTTCGAGGTGCTTCTCCAAGCGCAGGGTAAGAAGATCGATGTTGCCAATCCTGCACAGGACGATACCTCCGATCTCATGGCGGACTTCATGGCTATCGTCTATAGCTTCGCGGTCCGTATGTATGGTTTGCGTTCTGCCAAGCATAGAACCAATCGGGTCAAGCTGGCGATGACAGCTCCGGTGGATATGGCAGATGATCCGACGTGA